A region of Streptomyces sp. R44 DNA encodes the following proteins:
- a CDS encoding IS481 family transposase, translating into MPHRNAPLTETGRLRLARCVVEDGWPLRRAAERFQVSPTTAQRWAARYRHDGEAGMTDRSSRPRHSPGRTPTRTERRIIKVRVLRRWGPARIAHHLRLVPSTVHRVLTRFGLARLTHLDRATGRNIRRYEREKPGELVHVDIKKLGNIPDGGGHRVLGRQAGRKTRKNAGYSYIHTAVDDHSRLAYSEIHTDEKKETATAFWQRAHAYFTSVGITVERVLTDNGSCYRSRDWRDSLTAAGITHKRTRPYRPQTNGKVERLNRTLLDEWAYARPYHSEQQRRDAFPSWLHTYNHHRGHTALAGKPPASRVPNLTGQYT; encoded by the coding sequence GTGCCCCACCGTAATGCACCCCTGACCGAGACCGGGCGCCTGCGTCTGGCCCGCTGTGTGGTTGAGGACGGCTGGCCGCTGCGGCGTGCCGCCGAACGCTTCCAGGTCTCACCGACCACAGCCCAGCGGTGGGCTGCCCGCTACCGCCACGACGGCGAAGCGGGCATGACCGACCGATCCTCACGCCCTCGTCACAGTCCCGGGCGGACCCCGACCCGCACCGAGCGGCGAATCATCAAGGTCCGTGTCCTGCGGCGCTGGGGCCCGGCCCGCATCGCCCACCACCTGCGACTGGTGCCCTCAACCGTGCACCGGGTCCTGACCCGGTTCGGGCTGGCCCGTCTGACCCATCTGGACCGTGCAACCGGCCGGAACATACGCCGCTACGAACGCGAGAAGCCCGGCGAACTGGTGCACGTGGACATCAAGAAGCTCGGCAACATCCCCGACGGCGGCGGCCACAGGGTGCTGGGCCGCCAGGCCGGCCGCAAGACCCGCAAGAACGCCGGCTACAGCTACATCCACACCGCCGTCGACGACCACTCCCGCCTCGCCTACAGCGAGATCCACACCGACGAGAAGAAGGAGACCGCCACCGCCTTCTGGCAGCGGGCCCACGCCTATTTCACCAGCGTCGGGATCACCGTGGAACGCGTCCTGACCGACAACGGCTCCTGCTACCGCTCCCGCGACTGGCGCGACAGCCTGACGGCAGCCGGGATCACCCACAAGCGAACCCGGCCCTACCGACCCCAGACCAACGGCAAGGTCGAACGCCTCAACCGCACCCTCCTCGACGAGTGGGCCTACGCCCGCCCCTACCACTCAGAGCAGCAACGACGCGACGCATTCCCCAGCTGGCTGCACACCTACAATCACCACCGCGGACACACCGCGCTCGCAGGCAAACCACCCGCCAGCCGCGTCCCCAACCTCACAGGGCAATACACCTAG
- a CDS encoding GPP34 family phosphoprotein yields the protein MELDPRRAVGRGVLSLALAGAEAIDLLDLGAIRLDGDRLVPAGDPTPQDALLRQACTALVRHEPYESLDDWLWRRGRALADGYEAALESDGDLSRTHRRRLPFGSGGELVLTDSLAHRRAQERREAGDPVLTALVAAVGLAAEPAAEAPDPTDDTATVLAAVGEAELELEGERQRRSVEEAAFDNIWRGA from the coding sequence ATGGAACTCGACCCCCGCCGTGCCGTGGGCCGGGGCGTCCTGTCGCTGGCGCTCGCAGGCGCCGAGGCGATCGACCTGCTGGACCTCGGCGCCATCCGGCTGGACGGCGACCGCCTTGTACCGGCCGGTGACCCGACACCGCAGGACGCCCTCCTGCGGCAGGCATGCACCGCGCTCGTCCGGCACGAGCCGTACGAGTCGCTGGACGACTGGTTGTGGCGACGGGGCCGCGCCCTGGCCGACGGCTATGAAGCGGCGCTGGAGTCGGACGGCGACCTCAGTCGGACGCACCGGCGCCGGCTGCCCTTCGGGAGTGGAGGCGAACTGGTACTCACCGACTCCCTCGCGCACCGCCGGGCACAGGAGCGTCGGGAGGCGGGCGATCCCGTTCTCACCGCGCTCGTGGCGGCCGTCGGGCTAGCGGCCGAACCGGCCGCCGAGGCACCGGATCCGACGGATGACACGGCCACGGTGCTGGCCGCCGTCGGTGAGGCGGAACTCGAGCTGGAGGGCGAGCGTCAGCGCCGAAGCGTCGAAGAGGCGGCCTTCGACAACATCTGGCGGGGTGCATGA
- a CDS encoding alpha/beta fold hydrolase has product MGSSPDRRHFLGIAAGTAAFAPFASAVPAAGQSLPAHIAGPAATSPAATSKAFGPMKHVKAGVLNIGYVEMGPAHGHPVLLLHGFPYDIHSYVEVAPLLASEGYRVIVPYFCGHGSTTFLSPDTRRNVDKAAFALDTIALMDALRIQRAVIAGYDWGSRTADIIAAMWPQRCRALVSLTGYLITNLAANLKPLPPMAENAWWYQYYFATERGVAGLTLYRHDLGRFIWKFNSPTWDFSQDTYDRTLAAFDNPDYVAIVIGNYRWRQSLVPSEPEYADLERVLQQAPTIGVPTITIDGRYGPFTPAGDGSAYRAMFTGKYDHRVLDVGHNVPQEDPRGFATAVVDAAEW; this is encoded by the coding sequence ATGGGTTCAAGTCCCGACCGACGGCACTTCTTGGGCATCGCCGCCGGCACCGCGGCATTCGCCCCGTTCGCCTCCGCCGTCCCTGCTGCCGGGCAGTCTCTCCCGGCACACATCGCCGGACCGGCGGCGACGAGCCCGGCCGCGACGAGCAAGGCCTTCGGCCCGATGAAACACGTCAAGGCAGGTGTACTGAACATCGGATACGTCGAGATGGGGCCGGCGCACGGGCATCCCGTCCTGCTGCTGCACGGCTTCCCCTACGACATCCACAGCTACGTCGAGGTGGCCCCGCTGTTGGCGAGCGAGGGCTACCGGGTGATCGTGCCGTACTTCTGCGGCCACGGCAGCACGACGTTCCTGTCCCCCGACACCCGGCGCAACGTCGATAAGGCCGCTTTCGCTCTGGACACCATCGCGCTGATGGACGCGCTGCGCATCCAGCGGGCTGTCATCGCCGGCTACGACTGGGGATCGCGGACCGCTGACATCATCGCGGCCATGTGGCCGCAGCGCTGCCGGGCCCTGGTCTCTTTGACCGGCTATCTGATCACCAATCTGGCGGCGAACCTCAAGCCGCTGCCGCCCATGGCCGAGAACGCATGGTGGTACCAGTACTACTTCGCCACCGAGCGCGGCGTGGCGGGGCTCACCCTGTACCGTCACGACCTGGGTCGGTTCATCTGGAAGTTCAACTCGCCCACCTGGGACTTCTCCCAGGACACGTACGACCGCACCCTGGCGGCCTTCGACAACCCCGACTACGTCGCGATCGTGATCGGGAACTATCGCTGGCGGCAGAGCCTGGTCCCCAGCGAGCCGGAGTACGCGGACCTGGAGCGCGTGCTGCAGCAGGCCCCGACCATCGGCGTGCCCACGATCACGATCGACGGCCGCTACGGCCCTTTCACCCCGGCCGGCGACGGATCCGCGTACCGCGCCATGTTCACCGGCAAGTACGACCACCGCGTCCTCGATGTCGGCCACAACGTTCCCCAGGAGGATCCGCGGGGCTTCGCCACGGCCGTCGTCGACGCGGCCGAGTGGTGA
- a CDS encoding SCO0607 family lipoprotein produces the protein MSTSSGTIRAAAPVRRGKYRFVAALMGAAAMAVLTGCAGLEYKEDVCSSGEYPVLSVGGTGSACVQDGKEPPAGFARYPEGKVPHEVDDTWDVYWRTHTLDKDGNIIDAPDEG, from the coding sequence ATGAGCACGTCCTCGGGCACGATCCGGGCCGCCGCCCCTGTCCGACGCGGGAAGTACCGCTTCGTCGCCGCCCTGATGGGCGCTGCCGCGATGGCCGTGCTCACGGGATGCGCCGGGTTGGAGTACAAGGAGGATGTCTGCAGCTCAGGCGAGTACCCCGTGCTGTCCGTAGGCGGTACCGGATCCGCCTGTGTCCAGGACGGCAAGGAGCCTCCGGCGGGATTCGCCCGGTATCCGGAGGGCAAGGTGCCGCACGAGGTCGACGACACGTGGGACGTGTACTGGCGCACCCACACCCTCGACAAGGACGGCAACATCATCGACGCCCCCGACGAGGGATGA